The proteins below come from a single Aegilops tauschii subsp. strangulata cultivar AL8/78 chromosome 6, Aet v6.0, whole genome shotgun sequence genomic window:
- the LOC109764098 gene encoding uncharacterized protein gives MDTKIRTIHKVDLERMVLDESAEPTYLPLSLLQEITDSFSDDQQIGSGGSAIVYKGTVGKGMVAVKKLSITIDMHENNFHKEVECLMKAKHKNIVRFLGYCSDTQGMVGDYDGKFVMADVRNWVLCFEYIPNGSLDKYITDASCGLKWRDRYRIIKGTCEGLLHLHENRILHLDLKPGNILIADHMVPKIADFGLSRCLDEDQTRAFTSHLCGSQGYLAPEFYRGQFTFASDIYSLGIIIVEILTGEKGYPEEENVVANWMNQLEASDQWHTQLEQVRVCTKIGIQCMDLNPKKRPVARHILDRLDKTEITIETGISGSSVEQQVSFLKEQYCQEKNSKLSYQYLGKEIKEHAGTEGLAEYVEIPREDHWQQGEQEASSDQWPLRGVQDVKKTVSPQGASISSSNNGVLYKLNNLDIFDRKAHRNHVRYGGPTLENVNFVKLFKKKELSPILKNKNLIRRDSFGVVYMGLVDSVPVTIRKLFSGSVVQNEDFANEVIIQSQVIHGNMVRLIGCCLEFEVPMLVHEFHSTANLHYILHINIKVPLNLGVRLSIAATSAGALAYVHSAFATKILHGDVKPSNILLDNNFVPKISDIGISRLIVRGHEHSGVCIGDMAYMDPLYVRTGLLTEQSDVYSFGVIILELVTRRKATHMDKNSLVINFLENHKQGRKSTELFDKEIAVAENLELLDTLAGIAAECLNFDVDLRPTMVDVANRLSMLNQSCNLS, from the exons ATGGATACCAAAATAAGAACAATACACAAGGTTGACCTAGAGCGCATGGTGCTTGATGAAAGTGCAGAGCCAACATACCTGCCATTATCACTTTTACAAGAAATCACAGATAGTTTCTCTGATGATCAACAAATTGGCAGTGGTGGGTCTGCGATTGTTTATAAG GGAACGGTGGGAAAAGGAATGGTCGCTGTGAAGAAGTTGTCCATAACAATTGACATGCATGAGAATAATTTCCACAAAGAGGTCGAGTGCCTAATGAAGGCCAAGCACAAGAACATAGTTCGTTTTTTGGGATATTGTTCTGACACGCAAGGGATGGTGGGGGACTATGACGGGaaatttgtcatggcagatgtacGAAACTGGGTGCTATGTTTTGAGTACATACCTAACGGAAGTCTCGATAAGTATATTACCG ATGCGTCTTGTGGACTTAAATGGAGAGATCGTTATCGTATTATCAAGGGAACCTGTGAGGGCTTACTTCATCTTCATGAGAACCGTATTCTTCATTTAGATCTCAAGCCCGGAAATATATTGATAGCTGATCACATGGTACCTAAAATTGCTGATTTTGGACTCTCAAGGTGCCTCGATGAAGACCAAACCCGAGCTTTTACTTCACATCTATGTGGATCTCA GGGATACTTAGCACCAGAATTCTATAGAGGACAATTCACATTTGCGTCGGACATATATAGTCTTGGCATTATAATTGTGGAGATACTAACAGGAGAGAAGGGGTATCCAGAAGAGGAGAAT GTAGTTGCAAATTGGATGAATCAGTTGGAGGCATCAGATCAGTGGCATACACAGTTGGAGCAAGTAAGAGTATGCACTAAGATAGGGATACAATGCATGGACTTGAACCCAAAGAAGAGACCAGTTGCACGCCATATACTTGATAGACTAGATAAAACAGAAATTACCATCGAAACTGGCATAAGTGGTTCATCAGTTGAGCAGCAGGTTAGTTTCCTAAAGGAACAGTATTGCCAAGAGAAAAACTCAAAGCTTTCTTATCAGTACCTTGGAAAGGAAATCAAGGAACACGCTGGAACAGAAGGACTTGCAGAATATGTAGAGATACCTAGAGAAGATCATTGGCAGCAAGGGGAGCAAGAAGCTTCCAGTGATCAGTGGCCATTAAGGGGAGTGCAAGATGTAAAGAAAACTGTAAGCCCACAAGGTGCAAGTATTTCTAGCTCTAACAATGGCGTGCTCTACAAGTTGAACAATTTGGACATCTTCGACAGAAAAGCACACAGGAATCACGTGCGGTATGGTGGGCCTACATTGGAGAATGTAAATTTTGtgaaacttttcaaaaaaaagGAGCTCAGTCCAATTTTAAAGAATAAGAATCTTATTAGAAGAGATAGCTTTGGAGTAGTTTACATGGGCCTTGTTGATAGTGTGCCGGTTACAATAAGGAAGCTATTTAGTGGTAGTGTGGTACAGAATGAAGATTTTGCAAATGAAGTCATCATCCAGTCTCAAGTCATTCACGGAAATATGGTTAGGCTCATAGGTTGTTGCCTTGAATTTGAAGTCCCGATGCTAGTCCATGAGTTTCACTCTACAGCTAACCTCCATTACATTCTTCACATCAACATCAAGGTGCCTCTTAACCTTGGCGTGCGATTAAGTATTGCTGCAACATCGGCAGGTGCTCTAGCTTATGTGCATTCTGCATTTGCTACGAAAATATTACACGGTGATGTTAAACCATCAAATATACTCTTGGATAACAACTTTGTGCCAAAGATCTCAGACATCGGCATATCAAGGTTGATCGTGAGAGGCCATGAACATAGCGGAGTATGCATTGGTGACATGGCTTATATGGATCCTCTATATGTACGAACAGGCCTACTGACCGAACAAAGTGATGTCTACAGTTTTGGAGTTATCATCTTGGAGCTTGTTACTAGGAGAAAGGCCACACATATGGACAAAAACAGCTTAGTAATTAATTTCCTTGAGAACCACAAGCAGGGGAGGAAATCGACCGAGTTGTTTGACAAGGAAATTGCAGTGGCAGAAAATTTGGAGCTTCTTGACACTCTGGCAGGAATTGCTGCTGAATGCCTTAATTTTGATGTGGACCTAAGACCAACAATGGTAGATGTCGCAAATCGTCTATCCATGCTGAATCAATCATGTAATTTGAGTTGA
- the LOC109764099 gene encoding uncharacterized protein encodes MDSDICIRHKVDLERMLLDESTEPTRLALSLLEDITNCFSDDEQIGSGGFAMVYKGMVGKGMVAVKKLSNTFGVHENKFYKEVECLMKVKHKNIVRFLGYCSDTQGRTANYEGKFVMAELRNWLLCFEYVTNGSLDKYITDAYRGLEWRERYNIIKGICEGLLHLHEKRILHLDLKPGNILVDDHMVPKIADFGLSRCLDKEQTRASTLNPCGSMGYLAPESFGGKLTFASDIYSLGVIIMEIMTGEKGYPEVDVVKTWMNRLEGSDQMEAHLEQVRVCIKIGMECIDSDPKKRPVARHVKDRLDKITSTMETGISSSSFEQVSLLKEQCCEEKVAKLSSEYLGKDIKEHAETEELAKYIGAPKEDHWQQIREKAPGDQWSLWGAQDTNQNVIPHWQQGREEVPGDQWPLWGAQDTKRIDIPQAKQFGHLQHKSTQELRAVRWAYIGEDKNCETFRKGELKPFLKDKNLIGKGRYGEVYRGLVDDFAPVVVRKLISGTVPEDGGLFPNEVEIQCRVIHKNIVRLIGCCLEVDTPMLVYEFLSRGSLSDILHSNKVSLNLDLRLSIAAKSSHGLAYMHSMASSSNILHGNFRPSNILLNDNFEPKISDFGMSRMAVPHTGIVAGDMVYMDPVYLQTGVLTKQGDVYSFGVTILELVTRKRANSLVRIFLENHKQGKKSTDLFDKQIAVTEDLELLDTLARIAVECLNHDEDLRPTMVDVAKRLSILNRSRNVGGLVDASTSGV; translated from the exons ATGGATAGCGACATTTGTATCAGACACAAAGTTGACCTGGAGCGGATGCTGCTTGATGAAAGTACAGAGCCAACGCGCCTGGCGTTATCGCTTTTAGAAGACATCACAAACTGTTTCTCTGATGATGAGCAAATTGGCAGCGGTGGGTTCGCCATGGTTTATAAG GGAATGGTGGGAAAAGGGATGGTCGCTGTGAAGAAGCTGTCCAACACATTTGGTGTGCATGAGAATAAATTCTATAAAGAGGTTGAGTGCCTAATGAAGGTCAAGCACAAAAACATAGTGCGTTTCTTGGGATATTGTTCCGACACGCAAGGGAGAACTGCAAATTACGAAGGGAAGTTTGTCATGGCAGAGCTGCGAAATTGGTTGCTATGTTTTGAGTATGTAACGAATGGAAGCCTCGATAAGTATATTACTG ACGCATATCGCGGACTTGAATGGAGGGAGCGCTATAATATTATCAAGGGAATATGTGAGGGCTTACTTCATCTTCACGAGAAACGCATTCTCCACTTAGACCTGAAGCCTGGTAATATATTGGTAGATGATCACATGGTACCCAAAATTGCTGATTTTGGTCTATCAAGGTGCCTTGATAAAGAGCAAACCCGGGCTTCTACCTTGAACCCATGTGGATCGAT GGGATATTTGGCACCAGAATCCTTCGGAGGGAAACTAACATTCGCATCAGACATATATAGTCTTGGTGTTATCATAATGGAAATAATGACAGGAGAGAAGGGATATCCAGAAGTGGAT GTGGTTAAGACTTGGATGAATCGGTTGGAGGGATCAGATCAAATGGAGGCACACTTGGAGCAAGTGAGAGTATGCATTAAGATAGGGATGGAATGCATTGACTCGGACCCAAAGAAGAGACCAGTTGCACGGCATGTAAAGGATAGGCTTGATAAAATCACAAGTACCATGGAAACTGGCATCAGTAGTTCATCATTTGAACAAGTTAGTCTCCTAAAGGAACAATGTTGTGAAGAGAAAGTTGCAAAGCTTTCATCTGAGTACCTTGGAAAGGACATCAAGGAACATGCTGAAACAGAAGAACTTGCAAAATATATTGGGGCACCTAAAGAAGATCATTGGCAGCAAATTCGAGAAAAAGCTCCAGGTGATCAATGGTCATTATGGGGAGCGCAAGATACAAATCAAAATGTCATCCCACATTGGCAGCAAGGTCGAGAAGAAGTTCCAGGTGATCAGTGGCCATTATGGGGAGCGCAAGATACAAAGCGGATTGACATCCCACAAG CTAAACAATTTGGACATCTTCAACACAAAAGCACGCAGGAACTACGAGCGGTACGGTGGGCTTACATTGGAGAAGACAAGAACTGTGAGACTTTCAGAAAGGGTGAGCTCAAACCATTTTTAAAGGATAAGAATTTGATTGGAAAAGGACGCTATGGAGAAGTTTACAGGGGACTTGTTGATGATTTTGCACCAGTCGTAGTAAGGAAGCTGATTAGTGGTACTGTGCCGGAGGATGGGGGACTATTTCCAAATGAAGTCGAGATCCAATGCCGGGTCATTCACAAAAACATCGTTAGGCTCATAGGTTGTTGCTTGGAAGTTGACACCCCGATGCTAGTCTATGAGTTTCTCTCTAGAGGTAGCCTCAGTGACATTCTTCACAGCAACAAGGTGTCTCTCAACTTGGATTTGCGTTTAAGTATTGCTGCAAAATCATCACATGGTTTAGCTTATATGCATTCAATGGCCAGTAGTAGCAATATCTTACATGGTAATTTTAGACCATCAAATATACTCTTGAATGACAACTTTGAGCCTAAGATCTCAGACTTTGGCATGTCAAGGATGGCTGTGCCACACACTGGAATAGTTGCTGGTGACATGGTTTATATGGATCCGGTATACCTACAAACAGGCGTGCTAACCAAACAAGGTGATGTGTACAGCTTTGGAGTTACCATCTTGGAGCTTGTTACTAGGAAGAGGGCCAACAGCTTAGTAAGGATATTCCTTGAGAATCACAAGCAGGGTAAGAAATCAACCGACTTGTTTGATAAACAAATTGCGGTGACGGAAGATTTGGAGCTTCTTGACACTCTGGCAAGAATTGCTGTGGAATGCCTCAACCATGATGAGGACCTAAGGCCGACAATGGTAGATGTTGCAAAGCGTCTATCTATACTGAACCGATCCCGTAATGTGGGTGGACTAGTTGATGCATCTACTAGTGGAGTTTGA